TCCACTAGTATGAAGTCATATACCATATGGGAAAGTAGTCTTATGTTCAAAGTCAACAGAATGCTAAAAACTTGAGCACTCCTTGTCACTATGCCCCAACCAACCACACCAGTAGCAAAAATTAGGTTCCGCAACCACCTTCTAACTTTCTTGTTCAGTCAATGAGAGGCGTTGGTAAAGATCATTAAGAGAAACCTCCATGATCTCAAGAGGAACGAAAAACAACTAGACCAAGGTGTTGGTAAAGAATTAATCTTGATTGTACTTGGATAGTATCTATTTTGAAACTATATTGAAATAAGAGACAGGTGATTCTACAATTAATCTTACATCAATTATTTCTGGCTTCGATCCCTCTAATATGGAAGTGCGTGCATTCGTATACGAGTTGGTCCAATCTTTTGAGTTATTTTCATGTAGTTGGATGTTGGCCTCTAGGTAGACATGCGCGCATACAACCAAAATAGGGAAAAGTGATGTCTCGAAGAAGGATTTTTGTTTGatgcttaattttttattttgattaaaaacGTTTTATTTATAAGTCAATGTAAATTAGGACACAAACTTACAATATTActgatgagataagatttaattttttaaaaaaatttctaagttTAAATATTGCAACTCAAATCATATTATATCAATCATTCAAATGATGATGTTACactcttttgaaaaattaaaaatacatacaatatcTATATGAGGAGCAAAACCCATAATCCAATGGAAAGAGTTATAAGGATAATTATTTGTAAGTTTACTCCTTATATTATTCCTACTTGTGAGCTCTGATCACTAATCCAAAAATACAACATTAAGTTGGCCTATTATTTATATTGCAACATGACCAAGAACACTCTACTGACAAAGCATACAGTACAATACAATACCCTAGTAACTAGAGAGaaactaataatcaattacatagTAACCCATGCAATGATCATACTTCTTTGTAATAAAACagcaaaatattattaaaattgaaagagaTTTCCACTTAATTTAGAGCTGAATGTTTGAGTCATAAGCAACCCCAGATTTCCACAAAGCAGGTAGATCATTTTTGGATTCCACCCAACCGTTGTCACCCACTTGAAACCTTATTTTTATTGAACCACTTGGTACTTGATTAGACATCTCCCACACTGCCCCAAAGGCTTTATGCATGCCCCTCCAATGTTTGCAATCCTCCTTCATGCAACATCAAATGAACAAAGACGACAGCCCATCCATTAGTTTATAACAATGATCATCATCTCATTTGTTGAATACGcatcttttaataaaaacttatttgtgCAAATTTAGAGGGTGCAAGTTGCGATATaaactctttaataaaaaagtaaaagtcattgaaaagttaaatttttttcaaaggcGAGGCTTGCTCCAAACTCTCAAAAGCTTGGAGTTTCATAAATTCATATAGAATTACTTGAAGAATTATATGAATGTACCTGACACAATTCGACAGCTGTGATGTCGTTTTTCCCAGCTGCATATATAACCACTAGAGCAAGATAATTAGGATATTTGCTTTGCTCATGGACCTTGAACATAAGGTTGTGACCAGGGTAGCGGCATGAGACCCTTTGGTATTCTACATCGATCACGCCACGATCAAACAATTCCTTGTCCCCTTTGGTTCCAGGGCGTGCCAATCTTTCGTAGGCTCGGGAGTTGAGTATGAAGTCAATGTTGTCACCTTTACTATAGTCAGTCACCACCACGTTCACTCCATCCTTACTGCAATATTGTGATGATGTGCACCTAACCTGAAGAGTacgtcatcatcaataaaaccaCTAATCTTACatgctatattattattatggagaCCGAGTAAAGCAAATTATATAGGTTACTTCTTCATTAGTGCTATCTAACACAATCATTGTCCTTGAGTTTCATATAATAGGAAGGGTGTTTCAAGTTAAAGCAAGTTCAAACAGGTTGAGGTAGAGCATGGTAGCTTGCTAGTTATTGTGCTATGCTTTATTCACAACACTTATACACTTAATTATTCATGCATTacaatgcattattttatttagtagttTAGTGAGTACGTAAACTATTACTTATTATGGGAcccattatatttattaaaaaatcaacGATGTGTCAAAAAAGAGGCTTGTAATTTTACCTGATAGCATGCACCACAACCAGTTGCATTCTTATACAGCCTAGAGACTCCAGCCACGCTGCCATCATTGACAGTCCTTCCGAATTCTCCAAACCCACAAGTTCCACCTATATGATCACCATTTCATGAGTCAACTGTACACAGATGATATATAAACCGAATAATTTTTACACTTGCTAATTATTGGTATCAATTAGTAtttggtagagaaagaaagTTGTTCAAAATAGTTTAGCAAATAATTCTTCCAGCATGCATGCACATAAAAACTTGTAATGCATAGTTATGAATAACTCCAAATAGGTAGCCAAATAATATCTAAAAGTGTATATGCAGACGTACTTGGAGTCCCATGGCTGTTATCACTACCGTAGTAGGTTGCTCTTGATGTGTAAGTAAAAATGTCTTGAGTGGCGCATATAGCAGGCAAGAGCAATACCATGCAGATCACATAAAGAATACCAACTTGGTTTTCAAGTATTGCAAGACCCATATCTTAATGACAAGGTTTCTTAATAAAGGGTAAGATAATGGAAGAAAGAGACCAAAACCAAAAGCTCTAATTAAGAAGCATGCAGATAGAGTTGCAGAAGAAAATGGACGAGGAGGCTAATTCGAATTGGGAAGTAGAGAAATTGTAGTCTAGCATTTATAGGATTTGAGGGGCGACCACAAAAGGTCATGTGTTGAAGTGAAAGAGGCACTTTTTTCTCCCAGTTAGGAAGGAAAGGAATGATATTTAGAatgatatttgtattattaatgCCAATTGTATGTAGTGGGTGCTaatgacaaaatatatataattgattttagaaaaaaaataatattttattattattttaattcaaatatatatgcataatctaATATGAGAGTTTTTCTTAAATGGCAAAAACAATCttaaaaatatgtgattttgcaTTTGCATATAAAGAAACCAATGCTTTAGAGCAATCTCAATTCTAATGGATTATCATTTTATAGTTAATCCAAGTTTTAACGTTTGTGACATGAAAATGTCTTAACCTATTCCATTCACGTCCAATTCtcatattggattatctatttattttttatataataaaatataatattaaaatattttttaattgatttatttttattatattttaccattctaccaataatatattaattagtaatcatattctaattaaatacaTGGTTAATCATATTCTACCAATAAACGAAATGCAATGCACGGCAtagatgatttttattttgcatttactGTAGCATAAATTAATGCACTACATAGGATATTTTGtcctaataatattaaaataatccaatGCACACGATATTTAGGTAATCCATTGAGATATTTGCTCTAATGCTCTTAATATTGAGTACCCCTCGAGACCATTTCTGGAATAGAATGCTAATAGCTTAGAAACAGGTAGCAGAGCTAGAAgacatattttcattttaaaatgagtctaaaatttaaatactcaattctcaaatcactaaactcatctcaactgaAAAACTTCTTTACAAAGGCCCATAATCCTTTTTAACTCGATACTTCTTTACATGCTAGAtccacaatctttttcaaacttctcataaatatatctaaactgatcatcttaatatctaaacatatctaaacttatcttaggtAGACT
This Carya illinoinensis cultivar Pawnee chromosome 11, C.illinoinensisPawnee_v1, whole genome shotgun sequence DNA region includes the following protein-coding sequences:
- the LOC122280853 gene encoding expansin-like B1; translation: MGLAILENQVGILYVICMVLLLPAICATQDIFTYTSRATYYGSDNSHGTPSGTCGFGEFGRTVNDGSVAGVSRLYKNATGCGACYQVRCTSSQYCSKDGVNVVVTDYSKGDNIDFILNSRAYERLARPGTKGDKELFDRGVIDVEYQRVSCRYPGHNLMFKVHEQSKYPNYLALVVIYAAGKNDITAVELCQEDCKHWRGMHKAFGAVWEMSNQVPSGSIKIRFQVGDNGWVESKNDLPALWKSGVAYDSNIQL